The proteins below come from a single Deltaproteobacteria bacterium genomic window:
- a CDS encoding PD40 domain-containing protein, which produces MIELVRAARVVTERQRSIVHAGVARASFPADVWRVSALLAMFLIGCNEGPSRRNPDSMQSALDAGVADLAGAERAPRPPGPSCGDQVIGDGESCDGAELGGRTCATEGFASGTLRCSSTCQLDLSACGRCGDGVVGPGEACDGTELGGKTCATQGFEGGSLSCSSACTLDASKCTFASCGNGKRDGAEFCEGADLGGASCASAGYTGGTLACSANCALDTSRCFKCGDRVKNGTEACDGQDLGGQTCASRGFGGGSLACNADCTFYTAACSTCGDGRRQASEACDGADLGGKGCSDFGFAAGALRCTACALDTSACTASPPVVPPQGLSVVFVSRQIPTTGSPYLAGSKGMPGVGSFSRFQVAAPGRLLIRLADGSLRTLVDGAKPSAATLNLIDANAPDVSYDGTKIVFAGLPAGQYGGGIRQHPGAWRLFVINVDGTGLRQLTHSDRGALDLSQFGSNPGAFTRYDDTDPAWLPDGRVVFSSTRWPAIAQYQDVPTTNLYVVNADGSKLHRITAEKNGADRPLVDPITGKIVFSRWWRNSRNATNSLSTIPFPDLPVGYAQHIGLVAENMLDRFGGVPDLSRNAWQLVTIRPDGTELAQWGGVSGVGYAAFENHGYGGGFSASGVLYANFVPLHHLADQSGFGGIRRYERGPHGYSHVIGVSNDGELVTQSPPSYNVYKGNYAADPSFLPDGRMVLSWAKDTGQDYGLYIANADGSNLQPYYDVPGTGELRPRVVQPRPLPPVIVDGVTGVASALPPKASGPYDLDGTFVFDALNVYFNAPVDVEIAHAIPVGSAGTIRFFIDHQRTSLSSGNHLDWPILLEERVVSAGGAVQANAPANVPLFEQLRTPSGQGYKVPISAGRYGGAGDPVPAAHVAGHNWGRPGARARCVGCHVGHTMIAVPATDEEARWTNLAPGAAPSSSSRHAAVPNDHGLNDRRVRTGRGGDARHWYSAAGQTQGQWVELSFPVPVTVRRVRLYGPPTGAGRTVVVSAATVVVSSAGQELARGAAGPVAVAGTDVLFSDVKARTVRVFLDKVSGTFNGVAVAGLGEVEVIARGEAP; this is translated from the coding sequence ATGATCGAGCTGGTGCGCGCAGCGAGGGTCGTGACCGAACGGCAGAGGTCCATCGTCCATGCGGGCGTGGCGCGGGCGAGCTTTCCGGCCGACGTGTGGCGGGTCTCGGCGCTCCTCGCGATGTTCTTGATCGGTTGCAACGAGGGTCCGTCACGGCGGAACCCGGACTCGATGCAGAGCGCGCTAGACGCCGGAGTGGCGGACCTCGCGGGCGCCGAGCGTGCACCGCGTCCGCCCGGGCCGAGCTGCGGGGATCAGGTCATCGGGGACGGGGAGAGCTGTGACGGCGCAGAACTCGGTGGGCGGACCTGCGCCACGGAGGGCTTCGCCAGCGGGACGCTCCGATGCTCGAGCACCTGTCAGCTCGACCTGAGCGCCTGCGGTCGCTGTGGCGACGGCGTCGTGGGGCCCGGTGAGGCCTGCGATGGGACCGAGCTGGGCGGTAAGACCTGCGCGACGCAGGGCTTCGAAGGGGGCAGCCTCTCGTGCTCCTCGGCGTGCACGCTGGACGCCTCCAAGTGCACCTTCGCGAGCTGTGGCAACGGCAAGCGCGACGGGGCCGAGTTCTGCGAGGGTGCGGACCTCGGGGGAGCGAGCTGCGCCTCCGCCGGGTACACGGGGGGCACGCTCGCTTGCTCGGCCAATTGCGCGCTCGACACGAGCCGGTGCTTCAAGTGCGGGGACCGCGTGAAGAACGGCACCGAGGCCTGCGACGGGCAGGATCTCGGCGGCCAGACCTGCGCCTCCCGTGGCTTCGGTGGGGGAAGCCTGGCCTGCAACGCGGACTGCACCTTCTATACGGCGGCCTGCTCGACGTGCGGCGACGGACGGCGGCAGGCGTCGGAGGCCTGCGACGGCGCCGACCTGGGTGGCAAGGGCTGCTCGGATTTCGGCTTCGCGGCCGGGGCGCTGCGCTGCACCGCGTGCGCGCTCGACACCTCCGCGTGTACGGCGTCGCCGCCGGTCGTTCCGCCGCAGGGGCTGAGCGTGGTCTTCGTCTCGCGCCAGATCCCGACCACGGGTTCTCCGTATCTGGCGGGCTCCAAGGGAATGCCGGGGGTCGGGTCCTTCTCGCGCTTTCAGGTGGCGGCCCCTGGCCGGCTGCTCATCCGGCTGGCGGACGGCTCTCTGCGCACGCTGGTCGACGGGGCCAAGCCGTCGGCTGCCACGCTGAACCTGATCGACGCGAACGCGCCCGACGTGTCCTACGACGGCACGAAGATCGTCTTCGCCGGACTGCCTGCGGGGCAGTATGGCGGCGGCATCCGGCAGCACCCGGGAGCGTGGCGACTCTTCGTGATCAATGTAGACGGGACGGGGCTCCGGCAGCTGACGCACTCCGATCGCGGGGCCCTCGATCTGTCGCAGTTTGGCAGCAACCCGGGGGCGTTCACCCGCTACGACGACACCGATCCGGCCTGGCTCCCCGACGGGCGGGTGGTCTTTTCCTCCACGCGCTGGCCGGCGATCGCGCAGTACCAGGACGTGCCGACCACCAACCTCTACGTGGTCAACGCCGACGGGAGCAAGCTGCACCGGATTACCGCGGAGAAGAACGGGGCGGACCGTCCGCTGGTCGATCCCATCACGGGGAAGATCGTGTTTTCTCGCTGGTGGCGGAATAGCCGCAACGCTACGAACAGCCTGTCGACGATTCCGTTTCCGGATCTTCCGGTGGGCTACGCTCAGCATATCGGTCTCGTGGCCGAGAACATGCTCGATCGTTTCGGCGGGGTGCCCGACCTATCGCGTAACGCGTGGCAGCTCGTGACCATCCGTCCGGACGGCACCGAGCTGGCGCAGTGGGGCGGCGTCTCCGGCGTGGGCTACGCGGCCTTCGAGAACCACGGTTACGGGGGCGGGTTCTCGGCGAGCGGCGTGCTCTACGCGAACTTCGTTCCGCTCCACCACCTGGCCGATCAGTCGGGGTTCGGCGGGATCCGTCGCTACGAGCGGGGACCGCACGGCTACTCGCACGTGATCGGCGTGTCGAACGATGGCGAGCTCGTCACGCAGAGCCCTCCCTCGTATAACGTCTACAAAGGAAACTATGCGGCAGACCCGTCATTTCTGCCCGACGGCCGGATGGTGCTGTCGTGGGCCAAGGATACTGGTCAGGACTACGGGCTATATATCGCTAACGCGGACGGTTCGAACTTGCAGCCCTACTATGACGTGCCGGGAACCGGCGAGCTCCGGCCGCGCGTCGTGCAGCCGCGGCCCCTGCCGCCGGTGATCGTCGATGGCGTTACCGGCGTGGCGAGCGCCCTCCCGCCCAAGGCGAGCGGCCCGTACGACCTCGACGGAACCTTTGTCTTCGACGCCCTGAACGTATACTTCAACGCGCCGGTGGACGTGGAGATTGCGCACGCGATTCCGGTCGGGTCGGCCGGGACGATCCGGTTCTTCATCGATCATCAGCGGACCAGCCTGAGCTCGGGCAATCACCTCGATTGGCCGATCCTGCTCGAGGAGAGGGTCGTGAGCGCCGGGGGGGCGGTCCAGGCCAACGCGCCGGCCAACGTGCCCCTCTTCGAGCAGCTCCGCACGCCGAGCGGGCAAGGGTACAAGGTCCCTATTTCCGCGGGCCGGTACGGGGGGGCCGGGGACCCGGTGCCGGCGGCGCACGTCGCGGGCCACAACTGGGGCCGGCCGGGGGCACGCGCTCGATGCGTGGGGTGCCACGTCGGTCACACGATGATCGCCGTGCCGGCGACCGACGAGGAGGCTCGCTGGACGAACCTCGCCCCTGGAGCGGCGCCCAGCAGCTCGTCCCGGCACGCTGCGGTTCCGAACGATCACGGGCTCAACGACCGGCGCGTGCGGACGGGGCGCGGAGGAGATGCCCGTCACTGGTACAGCGCGGCGGGGCAGACGCAGGGACAATGGGTGGAGCTGAGCTTTCCGGTTCCCGTGACGGTTCGGCGCGTGCGCCTGTACGGGCCTCCGACGGGGGCGGGCCGCACCGTGGTTGTTTCGGCCGCCACCGTGGTTGTTTCGAGCGCCGGTCAGGAGCTGGCCCGAGGAGCCGCCGGGCCCGTAGCGGTTGCGG